In Methanonatronarchaeum sp. AMET-Sl, one genomic interval encodes:
- a CDS encoding protein translocase SEC61 complex subunit gamma has translation MARRSSKGKDNDVDKAVKSLKEKLSEYIRVLKLARKPDKEEFWQVSKIVAIGILLVGSLGFITYLAMDDLPEYFVKQNYAEIQAEFLPEFDQDEANVTLQLQITNKDASLETGELNLKLETINCELVGNETQIIPSLEPGESEVIEIELKGIGPQSNVNAYIWGDDIWQHNTEGTALERNPYEHGPW, from the coding sequence TTGGCAAGACGTAGCAGTAAAGGCAAAGATAATGACGTAGACAAGGCCGTAAAAAGCCTCAAAGAAAAACTATCTGAGTATATAAGAGTTTTAAAACTAGCTAGAAAACCAGACAAAGAAGAGTTCTGGCAAGTAAGCAAGATTGTGGCAATAGGCATCCTATTAGTAGGTAGCCTTGGGTTTATCACATACCTAGCGATGGATGACCTTCCAGAGTACTTCGTGAAACAAAACTACGCAGAAATCCAAGCAGAATTCCTACCTGAATTCGATCAAGACGAAGCAAACGTAACATTGCAACTCCAGATAACAAATAAAGACGCCTCACTTGAAACCGGTGAACTAAACCTAAAGCTTGAGACAATAAACTGTGAATTAGTAGGAAATGAAACACAGATAATCCCCTCTCTTGAACCTGGTGAAAGTGAAGTAATAGAAATAGAGTTAAAGGGAATAGGTCCACAATCAAACGTTAATGCATATATCTGGGGAGACGATATCTGGCAACATAACACTGAGGGAACTGCTTTAGAAAGAAACCCATATGAACATGGACCCTGGTGA
- a CDS encoding D-aminoacyl-tRNA deacylase, with translation MGDPASVNIQNKLLDKADWVEDGEFRGRPILNHGELRLIKDIGRHIDQNGLDKELDEENIESSCIVFPSRHSSSNGEKLLSVHTPGNIGDEAKVGGNPREISFSAPKYLKMVLEKLNQLSDGTEYKPSLEATHHGPSNLKIPTLFVEIGSGEEEWNDPVAGDIVAETILSLDKTGQTDRANGISIGGGHYAPEQTRLLLETNIALGHLMPSYAYNYEMVGEMIQKTPECSFIHLSGNEIQKQELSKYKLPVYSEGEIRDLDPLNPKLWSEFIENSIENSKPIYAGKKRYKEFKLIKINEELINMAQRFGKNRDILKSCLNKSEVIYYKKNNGTITNKFYIPSKSFKDRIEKLINCAIKTIGQEKPIEVSRREGNIQVEITQKKFNPDKALSLGVEKKQFGVLSGGKELEIEGKTITPDMVHNINKKEINLKYPPKVLDKIGMG, from the coding sequence ATGGGGGATCCAGCAAGCGTTAACATACAAAATAAATTGTTGGATAAAGCCGATTGGGTTGAGGATGGAGAGTTCAGGGGTAGACCGATATTAAATCATGGGGAATTAAGGTTAATAAAAGATATTGGAAGGCATATAGACCAAAATGGGCTTGATAAAGAGCTTGATGAAGAAAACATTGAGTCTAGTTGTATAGTGTTCCCTTCTCGACACAGCAGTAGTAATGGAGAGAAATTATTATCTGTTCATACGCCAGGTAATATAGGTGATGAAGCTAAGGTTGGAGGGAATCCAAGAGAGATTTCGTTTTCTGCACCTAAATATCTTAAAATGGTGCTTGAAAAACTGAATCAACTTTCAGATGGAACTGAATATAAACCATCACTTGAGGCTACTCATCACGGACCTTCAAATCTAAAAATACCTACATTGTTTGTTGAGATAGGTAGTGGTGAAGAGGAATGGAATGACCCTGTTGCTGGCGATATCGTTGCTGAAACAATCTTATCTCTAGATAAAACCGGTCAAACGGATAGAGCTAATGGAATTAGTATTGGAGGGGGACATTATGCTCCTGAACAAACCCGCCTTTTATTGGAAACCAACATAGCTTTAGGCCATCTTATGCCTAGTTATGCCTATAACTATGAGATGGTTGGAGAAATGATTCAGAAAACACCGGAATGTAGTTTCATACATCTCTCTGGTAATGAAATCCAGAAACAAGAACTATCTAAATATAAGTTACCTGTATATTCAGAGGGTGAGATAAGAGATTTGGATCCATTAAACCCTAAACTATGGAGTGAATTTATTGAAAACTCTATAGAGAACTCTAAACCTATTTATGCTGGAAAAAAACGATATAAGGAATTTAAATTAATCAAAATAAATGAAGAACTAATAAACATGGCTCAGAGGTTTGGGAAAAATAGAGATATTTTGAAAAGTTGTTTAAATAAGTCTGAAGTAATTTACTATAAAAAAAATAACGGCACAATAACAAACAAATTCTATATTCCTTCGAAAAGTTTTAAAGATAGAATTGAGAAATTAATAAACTGTGCTATTAAAACTATAGGACAAGAAAAACCCATAGAGGTATCACGGAGGGAAGGAAATATTCAGGTGGAGATAACCCAGAAAAAATTCAATCCCGACAAGGCATTGTCGCTTGGAGTGGAGAAAAAACAGTTTGGAGTTCTCTCTGGGGGCAAGGAACTAGAGATAGAAGGAAAAACTATAACTCCCGATATGGTACACAATATAAATAAGAAAGAGATTAATTTAAAGTACCCTCCCAAGGTCCTCGATAAAATAGGCATGGGTTGA
- a CDS encoding macro domain-containing protein, protein MKVSIKKIDITKVKVEAIVNPSNPQCTMGGGVAKQIHDKGGKEIKTEARKHTPINIGEAVITGAGRLPAKYIIHTPTVKTPNGKSSEIIIDKAIKAILKTALDNKINTIAIPGLGTGSGGISYRKSVLTVCNNIKQIKPELEIILVYQNKEHEKQLKKHSKKLK, encoded by the coding sequence ATGAAGGTATCAATCAAGAAAATAGATATAACTAAAGTTAAAGTTGAAGCTATAGTTAATCCATCAAACCCACAATGCACTATGGGCGGAGGAGTTGCTAAACAAATACATGATAAAGGTGGAAAAGAGATAAAAACTGAAGCACGTAAACATACACCAATCAACATTGGTGAAGCTGTAATCACTGGAGCAGGAAGGCTTCCAGCAAAATACATTATACATACACCAACCGTTAAAACTCCAAACGGAAAAAGCAGTGAAATAATAATTGATAAAGCCATTAAAGCAATATTAAAAACAGCATTAGATAATAAAATAAATACAATAGCGATACCCGGATTAGGAACCGGTTCTGGTGGTATATCTTACAGAAAAAGTGTTCTAACAGTTTGTAACAATATAAAACAAATCAAACCAGAACTTGAAATAATATTAGTATACCAAAACAAAGAACATGAAAAACAACTAAAAAAACACTCTAAAAAACTAAAATAA
- the ftsZ gene encoding cell division protein FtsZ → MKSVVEEALERTEDEEEISTNNKDVTRPIKPPEKQEQDEELQRVIKEIGTTIRVVGCGGGGSNTVNRMMEAGIKGAEMIALNTDAQHLVTTDAHRKILIGRNKTKGLGAGSLPKIGKEAAEENIRDLEQVLEGSDMVFVTCGLGGGTGTGSAPVVAKVAKELGALTIAVVTLPFEVEGKVRMENAEAGLKRLRNVADTVIVIPNDKLTETVPRLPLQKAFKVADEVLMRAVKGITELITKPGLVNLDFADVRTIMEGGGVAMIGVGQAEGEERAHEAVKKSLQSPLLDVDISGAEAALINVTGGPDISVSESESVVKEVHDRISTDSRIIWGAQIEQNLEDTVRVMLVVTGVKSSQILGKTKEAEKEEIEKHGIDFVG, encoded by the coding sequence ATGAAATCCGTAGTTGAAGAAGCTTTAGAAAGAACAGAAGATGAAGAAGAGATTTCAACAAACAACAAAGATGTAACGAGACCGATTAAACCTCCAGAGAAACAAGAACAAGACGAAGAGCTGCAGAGAGTTATAAAAGAAATAGGAACAACAATAAGAGTCGTTGGTTGTGGTGGAGGTGGATCAAACACCGTAAACCGAATGATGGAAGCAGGTATCAAAGGCGCAGAAATGATAGCGCTAAACACAGATGCACAACACCTCGTAACCACAGATGCACACCGCAAAATACTGATAGGTAGAAACAAGACCAAAGGCCTTGGAGCCGGAAGCCTCCCTAAAATAGGTAAAGAAGCTGCTGAAGAAAACATAAGAGACCTAGAACAAGTCTTAGAAGGCTCCGACATGGTTTTCGTAACCTGTGGATTAGGTGGAGGTACCGGAACAGGTTCAGCACCAGTTGTAGCCAAGGTAGCAAAAGAACTTGGAGCACTAACAATAGCTGTCGTGACACTCCCATTCGAAGTAGAAGGAAAAGTAAGAATGGAGAATGCAGAAGCAGGGCTAAAAAGACTAAGAAACGTAGCAGACACAGTAATAGTAATACCAAACGATAAACTAACCGAAACAGTACCAAGACTCCCACTACAAAAAGCATTCAAAGTAGCAGATGAAGTATTAATGAGAGCTGTTAAAGGAATAACCGAATTAATAACCAAACCCGGCCTCGTCAACCTCGATTTCGCAGACGTCAGAACAATAATGGAAGGCGGTGGCGTAGCAATGATAGGTGTCGGTCAAGCCGAAGGCGAAGAAAGAGCCCACGAAGCAGTTAAAAAGAGCCTCCAAAGCCCATTACTAGATGTCGATATAAGTGGCGCAGAAGCCGCATTAATAAACGTAACCGGTGGACCAGACATAAGTGTCTCCGAATCCGAAAGCGTAGTCAAAGAAGTTCACGACAGAATAAGCACAGACTCAAGGATAATATGGGGAGCTCAAATAGAACAAAACCTTGAAGATACTGTAAGAGTCATGTTAGTCGTAACAGGAGTAAAATCATCCCAAATATTAGGCAAAACAAAAGAAGCTGAAAAAGAAGAAATCGAGAAACATGGAATCGATTTCGTCGGATGA
- the metG gene encoding methionine--tRNA ligase produces the protein MRKILVTTAWPYGNGPIHLGHFAGMVLPADIFARYHRMKGNKVAMVSGTDMHGTPISLKAEQEGMTPKQLSEKYHKIIKKSLMDLGASYELYTKTTTENHYETTQDMFSTLKKKGHIYKDSMDLFYCPECDRFLPDRYVEGVCPHCNEEQARGDQCDECGMTLDPIDLKKPYCSLCNATPIEKQSEHHFLKLSTFNEELKKWISEKEDEWKPNVINFTKQWLEDGLEDRPITRDMEWGVPIPGGEEGKSIYVWFDAVIGYLSATKEYTDKWREFWEDEEAETYYFIGKDNIPFHAIIWPAMLMGYQNLNLPHCVSANEFLNLEGRQFSTSRNWAVWLNEVPFDPDAIRYHLTSIMPENKDSNFTWEGFQTKNNEELVSTYGNYVHRVLTLIQNELNGEIKPKETEIDPEVQQKIKETVEKTGKQIDNREFKKALETVISLSAYGNTYLNKKEPWKSDNPKKTLYNCLNIVKTLSIITAPFMPNSANQLWQTIGNKDTVHKQKWSNAKKPIKETKIDKPKTLFKKIEDKEIEKQINKLGSEKMEEKKEQEKISFEKFQQMDIRVAKIKKAEKIEGSDKLLKIKADIGNEERQFVAGLAKTHQPKELIGKQVIAITNLEEAEIFGEKSEGMILAADQNNKPILLKPEKETETGTPIK, from the coding sequence GTGAGAAAGATATTAGTCACCACTGCATGGCCATATGGAAACGGTCCAATTCACTTAGGTCACTTCGCGGGAATGGTGTTACCAGCAGATATATTCGCCAGATACCATAGAATGAAAGGAAACAAAGTTGCCATGGTTTCAGGAACCGATATGCATGGAACACCCATATCATTGAAAGCCGAACAAGAAGGAATGACCCCTAAACAACTATCAGAAAAATACCATAAAATAATAAAAAAATCATTAATGGACTTAGGCGCTTCCTACGAACTATATACCAAAACAACAACAGAAAACCATTATGAAACAACCCAAGATATGTTCAGCACATTAAAAAAGAAAGGACATATCTACAAAGACAGTATGGATCTTTTCTACTGTCCAGAATGTGACCGATTCCTTCCAGACAGATATGTAGAGGGTGTTTGTCCACACTGTAATGAAGAACAAGCCAGAGGCGATCAATGCGACGAATGTGGAATGACTCTAGACCCAATCGACTTAAAAAAACCCTATTGCTCACTATGTAACGCAACCCCTATTGAAAAACAAAGCGAACACCATTTCTTAAAACTATCAACATTCAATGAAGAACTAAAAAAATGGATATCTGAAAAAGAAGATGAATGGAAACCAAACGTAATAAACTTCACAAAACAATGGCTCGAAGACGGTTTAGAAGACCGACCAATAACACGAGACATGGAATGGGGAGTTCCGATACCAGGTGGAGAAGAAGGAAAAAGTATCTACGTTTGGTTCGATGCAGTAATAGGATACCTATCAGCTACAAAAGAATACACAGATAAATGGAGAGAATTCTGGGAAGACGAAGAAGCAGAAACATACTACTTCATAGGAAAAGACAACATACCATTCCACGCAATCATATGGCCAGCAATGCTAATGGGCTATCAAAACCTAAACCTACCACATTGTGTATCCGCAAACGAATTCTTAAACCTAGAAGGCCGTCAATTTTCAACCAGCCGAAACTGGGCAGTTTGGCTTAACGAAGTCCCCTTCGACCCAGACGCAATAAGATACCACCTCACAAGCATAATGCCAGAAAACAAAGATTCAAACTTCACATGGGAAGGATTCCAAACCAAAAACAACGAAGAACTTGTTTCAACATACGGAAACTACGTACACAGAGTACTAACATTAATACAAAACGAACTGAACGGCGAAATAAAACCAAAAGAAACAGAGATAGACCCAGAAGTCCAACAAAAAATCAAAGAAACAGTTGAAAAAACTGGAAAACAAATAGATAATAGAGAATTCAAAAAAGCACTTGAAACCGTAATATCACTATCAGCATACGGAAACACCTACCTAAACAAAAAAGAACCATGGAAATCCGACAACCCTAAAAAAACATTATACAACTGCCTCAACATCGTCAAAACACTATCAATAATAACAGCACCATTCATGCCAAACTCAGCAAACCAACTATGGCAAACAATAGGCAACAAAGACACAGTACATAAACAAAAATGGAGCAACGCCAAAAAACCAATAAAAGAAACAAAAATAGATAAACCAAAAACCTTATTCAAAAAAATCGAAGACAAAGAAATAGAAAAACAAATAAACAAATTAGGAAGTGAAAAAATGGAAGAAAAAAAAGAACAAGAAAAAATATCATTCGAAAAATTCCAGCAAATGGACATAAGAGTAGCAAAAATAAAAAAAGCCGAAAAAATAGAAGGATCAGACAAACTACTGAAAATAAAAGCAGACATCGGAAACGAAGAAAGACAATTCGTAGCCGGGCTCGCCAAAACACATCAACCAAAAGAACTAATCGGAAAACAAGTAATAGCAATAACAAACCTAGAAGAAGCCGAAATATTCGGAGAAAAATCAGAAGGAATGATACTAGCAGCCGACCAAAACAATAAACCGATACTACTAAAACCTGAAAAAGAAACAGAAACAGGAACACCAATAAAATAA
- a CDS encoding ribose 1,5-bisphosphate isomerase, with translation MEMFLSQKCKKFKRVCETGRIFKQRKVYMDVSKTAKKIKEMEIRGAGDIARATAKALKHTAEKSNATSVDEFKEEINKSKKILLNSRPTAVSLPNSIRLVTKNLDRYSDIEGARSNIIKRADKFILRSKKSIKNLGEIGSNRIKDGDTVLTHCNSDAALSVIKEAYKTKKINVIATESRPRLQGKITARELAEHGVPVTLIVDSAVRSFMKNVDIVVVGADAIGVNGAVANKIGTSQIALAANEARVTFMVAAETYKFSPKTVIGEPIKIEERSEDEVWKDCPGGICIKNPAFDFTPPEYIDLISTEIGLISPHMSYAILKEEFDWSIEELKNS, from the coding sequence ATGGAAATGTTTTTGAGTCAGAAATGTAAAAAATTTAAGCGTGTTTGTGAGACAGGTCGTATATTCAAGCAGAGGAAGGTATATATGGATGTTTCTAAGACGGCAAAAAAAATAAAAGAAATGGAAATAAGAGGCGCTGGAGACATAGCTAGAGCAACAGCTAAGGCCCTTAAACACACGGCAGAAAAATCCAATGCAACCTCAGTAGATGAATTCAAAGAAGAGATAAATAAATCCAAAAAAATATTACTAAACTCAAGACCTACAGCTGTTTCACTTCCTAACTCAATTAGATTGGTTACTAAAAACCTAGATAGATACTCAGACATAGAGGGAGCAAGATCTAATATAATCAAACGTGCTGATAAATTCATTTTAAGATCGAAAAAATCAATCAAAAACCTCGGAGAGATTGGAAGTAACCGTATAAAAGATGGTGACACCGTTTTAACCCACTGTAACTCAGATGCAGCGCTATCAGTCATTAAAGAAGCCTATAAAACCAAAAAAATAAACGTAATTGCTACAGAATCTAGGCCAAGACTTCAAGGTAAAATAACTGCAAGAGAACTCGCTGAACATGGAGTCCCAGTCACCTTAATAGTTGATTCTGCAGTCAGGTCCTTCATGAAGAACGTAGACATAGTTGTTGTTGGAGCTGACGCAATAGGGGTAAATGGAGCAGTCGCAAACAAAATCGGTACATCACAGATTGCATTAGCTGCCAACGAAGCGAGAGTCACATTTATGGTGGCAGCTGAAACATATAAGTTCTCACCAAAAACAGTCATTGGTGAGCCAATAAAAATAGAAGAAAGATCTGAAGATGAAGTTTGGAAAGACTGTCCAGGCGGCATCTGCATCAAAAACCCCGCATTCGACTTCACACCCCCCGAATACATCGATTTAATCAGCACAGAAATCGGATTAATTTCACCACACATGTCATACGCCATACTTAAAGAAGAGTTTGATTGGAGCATAGAAGAACTAAAAAACAGTTAA